A region from the Arachis ipaensis cultivar K30076 chromosome B01, Araip1.1, whole genome shotgun sequence genome encodes:
- the LOC107615371 gene encoding verprolin-like codes for MEEEVVNVEAESLKQRKSFQAKKCSSQPAKIPTTMVPQSKEQTSQPNRPTLQPKSQPNKPTMKPNSEPNKPKMKPISQPNKPVHMPMKTTSQPKKTTSQPMKPDPQAKKTSYQAKSVPPQSNASSQAAKNSQGNKNKQSSSSGCRLTKSGQQVKEAPLQEDDSNSHDSYESAEDELYRPPKVVGDNLYSSDSNSDSGNRKRSEKRDSKSKVREKHKPPKARLGDKEIDTDDSNYEGSEDEQSSESDLDDSDGASDADS; via the exons ATGGAGGAGGAAGTAGTGAATGTGGAAGCAGAAAGCTTGAAACAGAGGAAGTCTTTCCAAGCTAAGAAGTGCAGTTCTCAACCTGCCAAGATACCCACAACAATGGTTCCTCAGTCCAAAGAGCAAACCTCTCAACCCAACAGACCAACCTTACAGCCCAAGTCACAGCCCAACAAACCAACAATGAAGCCCAATTCTGAGCCCAACAAACCAAAGATGAAGCCTATTTCTCAACCCAATAAACCAGTCCATATGCCCATGAAGACAACATCTCAACCCAAGAAGACAACATCTCAGCCTATGAAGCCTGACCCTCAGGCCAAGAAGACCAGCTATCAGGCCAAATCAGTCCCACCTCAATCAAATGCATCATCACAAGCAGCCAAGAACTCGCAAGGAAATAAGAATAAACAAAGTAGCAGCAGTGGTTGCAGACTCACAAAATCTGGACAACAAGTCAAAGAAGCTCCCCTCCAGGAAGATGACAGTAACTCTCATGACTCTTATGAGAGTGCTGAAGATGAACTGTACAGGCCTCCCAAAGTTGTAGGAGACAACCTGTATAGCAGTGACAGTAATAGTGACTCTGGTAACagaaaaagaagtgaaaaaaGGGACAGCAAGTCTAAAGTCAGAGAGAAGCACAAGCCCCCTAAGGCCAGATTAGGTGATAAAGAAATAGACACTGATGACTCTAACTACGAGGGTTCTGAAGATGAACAAAGCTCTGAGTCTG ATTTAGATGACAGTGATGGTGCCTCAGATGCTGACTCATGA